Below is a window of Desmonostoc muscorum LEGE 12446 DNA.
GCTAGCATCAAACCATAAAATAATCGCGGCTTGTTGGTAACTTTCCAAGCCGCGAATATTGCGAGGGTATTGATTAAGCCTGTCAGAAGTACTAAGGGCATCGATAAACCATCAACCCCCACAGCCCAATGTAAACCCAACTGCGGTACCCAAGGATAGTTTTCTACAAGTTGGAGTGTTGAACTTTGGAAGTCGTACTTATACCAAAAGGTATAAATCATCAATGCAAAATCTGCGAAAGCAACCCCTAAACCGTACCAACGAACGGTTTTACCTTCTTTATCTGGGATTAACGGGATGGCTAAGGCAGCCACCAAGGGCAAGGCAATTATGGCTGTTAACCAAGGAAATTCCATAGCATTCATCACTTCTGACAATCAATTTCACTTTTCGCTTTTAATTACATTATATTAAGCAATTTGTACTTTTGTAAACGCGATCGCTCCTGAAAAGATTAAATTTTAGATTTAGATAGTAATAAATACTTATCCACAACTGTTGTAGCCCATTCTAAATGTAAAGTTTTACAACGTCAACAAAAAACGGCGGCTAATGCCACCGTCTTAATTTATGGTTTCGTCTGATTTTGGCTTGATGAGTCTTTGCTCAGATTTCAAACAATCCGGTTGACAATTGTCCAGACTTCACCATCTGAGCGGACGTGGGGAACAGAGATTGTCTTGAACCCAGTAATAAAGGGTTTGTAATAAACTTGCCAATATATGGGACTAAGCTCATCGGCGCAACGTTTGAGTAGCCGGATTTCTGTAGCTAGTTCTGTTGCGAGTTGATTAACGCGTTGAGCATGAACCTGAGCTAGTTTTTTTGCTTCTTCTAGCTGCTGCTGTTGAGTAAGTTGTTTTGATTCAATTTGCCAACGGGCTAATTGGGCTTGTTTTTGCTTTACTTGCAATTCCAGGGCTGCAACTGCATCATCTATGCCCTTGAGTTCAGCAGATAATTGGGGATTTTCTCTGGCGTGGCGACGGTAAGCGTCAACCATTGCCAAGGCTGAATCATTTTCGCCAGATATTACATTATTAATAGTGAGTGCAGCACGTTCTTGCTGGAGAGCTTGAATTTGAGATTTAAGCGCCGTTATTTCAGTTTGAATTTGATCCATAAGTGTGGGGAGTGGGGAGTGGGGAGTGGGGAGTGGGGATTGGGGATTGGGGATTGGGGATTGGGGACTGGGGACTAGGGAGATGGGGAGAATAACTCTAAACTCCTAACTCCTAACTTTTAACTCCTAACTCAGCACGGGCTAAACGCCCCGCTATCCATGTACAGCACTCCCAATGCCCAATGCCCAATGCCCCATGCCCATATCTTTTAACTTTTTGCGCCTTGGATATCCAGAGAAAGCGATCGCACATTGGCTATAATTCCTTCTTGTTCCCAAGCATTGGACATCGCGGCTTCCACAGCTTTTGAGTGTAACTCATCTGTCAAAGCTAACAGTGTCGGTCCTGCACCACTAATCACCATGCCATAAGCACCAGCCGTTACAGCTGCTAGATTGACAGAATCGTAACTAGGAATTAAAGCTTTGCGATAGGGCTGATGCAATTTATCTTGCAAAGCTGCCTTTAACCATTCTGCTTTACCAGTTTCCAAGCCACGCAACAATAAACCCAAATGTGCTGTATTGAAAATCGCATCTGCACGACTGACTTCGGTTGGGAGAACCTGCCGCGCTTCTGAAGTCGAAAGTTCAAAATCAGGAATAGCTAAGACTGGTATGATATCTTGATGCCAGGGAACATCACAAATTTCCCAACCTGCACCACTGGTGGCAGCTAGGCGACATCCCCCCAACAAAGCTGGAACTACATTATCAGGATGTCCTTCCATTGCGATCGCTAACTCCATCACCTGGGACTGACTCATCGGCCCACCCTCAAGTTGATTCGCCGCAACCAACCCACCAACAATTGCGGTGGCGGAACTACCCAAACCCCTCGCCAACGGTACACCCAGTTGAATTTCTATTTTCACCGATGGCGGTGTCTGCTCTATATGTTGATAGAATCTGATGAACGCTTGGTACAGGAGATTGCTTTCATCAGTTTGTACTCGTTGGGCTTCTTCACCTGTGACAGCGATAATTAAACCACCCTCTTCCACACGAGTGAACTTGAACTGGTTGTACAGCTTTAAAGCTGCACCGATGCAATCAAAACCAGGCCCCAAATTAGCAGTTGTGGCGGGAACGGTAACAGTGACACCAGAAACAACAGACATCTGCAAAAACTCCCTAATCAATCAACCAGCATCCCACGTAAAGGGTTAATTTGCTCATCTGGTTTTTAACAAAGTAGGGTAGCACAGCTAGCTGTGCTACCCCATCATGCATTGGATTCAAATTAAAATTGCTATTATTTTTTCCCTATATAGCAATACTTTGTGCGATTTTGGAAGGTAGAAGATAAGTGTAAGGTTGTGAAAGAGATGCGTTACGGACAGATATTTTTGTTTCAATTTCTTGAAGACTTATCTGGAATTTTTGGAATGCCTGCTTTGCAACAGGATTAGAGAAAGGATTTGTCAAAGTCACGAGAGATTTGCTGGAGTATGGAGGTGCTATAGTTAAAGCCTTTACGAGAACGATTTGCTGAATAGATTGAAAGCGATTTGGCAATCTTTGAGGAAGTATTACTTTGTTTTCATTTTCAGATTTAAATAGATCCAAGAAAGGCTTGTAAACAGCAAACGGGTTATTAGGAATCCATGCAGCATAGTCATATTGACCAAAATTGACGGCTGAATGCTGAGCAGTTGCCGTAAAAATAATGATGGTGACAATCTCAATTAAATCATCTAATGTATTTAGCTGGTCAGATTTCTCAGGAGTCAGCAATCCCTTGATGTTGCCATTATCGAGGAGTTCAGCTTTCCAGTTTTGCAGCTGCCGATCGCGAGTGATTTCTGCATCATTTTTGTAGTGCGATCGCAAAACATCGTCTACATAGTTTTTGATAGCATTCCAGATTAATAATGCATCATCACGATAATAGTAATTTGGTAAATCATCAACCTCACGTTCTCGCAAGTCGTATGGCAAAGCTAGCTGATAAAAATTCAATCCTTTTGTTTGATTTTCTGTTTTTTGACCGTTGTATCCTCTATTCAAAAGTTCATTAGAACCGGTATAACCCAGTGAGCCTATATTGTCAAATAAACCACCCCTACCCAGGAATACATTACGAGCCATATTATTGATGGGCAAGGTGTTGAAAAAATGAGGCTTTAACAGTTGATATAAAATGTGTTGCGACGATAATTTTCGGTTTGTAGTTACTGCAAAAGGCTCAATAATTAGATGTGTATTGAGCAAGTGAGAAACCATACCTTGATAAGCAACATCAGCACCAGCTACAGCTAGCTTTGCGACCGCCCAGTGTTCGGGTAGCGAGTTGGGCGTGAAGATTTGTTGAATTTTCTTGTCTTGAGCGTCAGTTTTTTCCTGTAATTGTATGGCGATCGGAAGAAGCTGTTTTTGATCATCTACATAAAAAAGACAAATTGGAGACTGTAAATATCTTCCTAATTGGTCTGCTAAGTCAGCAGTGATAATGTTATCAAAGATTGGATACTCCAAGATATACAGGCGATTTTCTGCCAACGCTGATGTTAGGTCGATATCCTTACCCCTAACTGGGTTAATTATTTCATTTGTAACTCGAAAATTTCCATCGGTATTAATATCTTGCGGCTTGCATTTGCGTATCATGACTGGATTCATGCCGTTCAGACGTTGACGACCAAACTCTATATCTGATTGCCAATTTTTAGCAACATCTGGCTTTTGAAAAAAAGTCCAAGGTTTAAAGAATTCATGAAATTCTTCCAGATTGTTCCAATTATTAAAGTCAGCAAAAATTGCCATTAACCCCAAGTCTGCTGTGCCTGTCAAGACAATTTCGCCTTTTTTCAACTTATTCCAAAGATAAGGAAATAGATGTAGAAATTGTGCTGTAAGTAAACCTATCACACCTTTAATAGCAGTAAAAAGAAAAATTATAATTTTTCCTATACTAAATCCTTCTCCCTTAGGTACACCTTTGACGTGACCAGGTAAGTTCTCATAAGTTCGCTCCCATTGGTACTGACTTTCTACATTCTGCGAAATTTTTTGATTCGTCTGACTATCATCGAGTGGGGTAAAATCTTTGATTGTGGTTGTTTTAGAGTAATTCATTATTTAGAATTCCTGGATTCTCAGCTAAAAAAGGTAGTAAAGTCTAAGATTCAAGTTTTTCAGGTGTAATATTTCCTGTTGTCCTGATACTTGCGTTGTTACTACCTCAGCCACAAATTATCCGGTATTTTTAATTAAATCATCTAATTGAAAATACTTAATATCATGTTAAATAATGTTTCATTAATACCAATAATTACCCTGACCCTGGAGATAGTAAAGTTCAGTGAATTTGCTTATACTGTGAGTGCGATCGCAAAATTTTTAGGTCTAGGGACTTCCGATTAAAAAATATCTAAAATGACAATTGTTAACCAAAAAGGGGTTTCAGGATATAGGGGATATGAGTAAGCCATCGCACAATTGAAACACCGAAAGAAACCTAGTACAGCGCATCGTAAATATAACTACTATCTCAATTTATTCATCTGCCAGTCGTACAGAATTCATACTGAATTCTGACTCCTGACTCCTGAATTCTGTTCTGTTAAAAAAACACAAATAGATTAAGAAATGTAAATCGCTTAAAAGCCTATGTTGAAAGCTTTTTTGGCGCTTTACATAAGTTTATATAGTTCGGTTTAATTGTCCATACCTACTTAGTAAATATTAAATTCATCTTTGTGCTGGATTGTCAGGCAAGAATCAATCTAATTTGATTTTCAATATGAAGCTTAGATGTAGCTAGCCGTAGGGATAGTTAACCAAAAATTATATTCACTAGCCTAATTCTTAGTATAATTTTCAGTACTATTACTGATTAATAAAAACTCTCTAGCCTTAATCTATCACTGATGCCATAGCCGAATAAACAACAACTCAAATTGAAGGAAATACTCATGGCAAATTCAGTTTTCAACTTATCTAACCTCAACGGCTCTAACGGCTTTAAAATCAATGGCATCGCTGCGAATGATAACTCAGGAATCTCTGTCAGCAGTGCGGGGGATATCAACGGCGACGGCTTTGACGACTTACTTATCGGGGCAAAGCGTGCCGACCCCAACGGCTCTGACTCAGGGCAGAGCTACGTGGTGTTTGGCAAAAGCACAGGCTTTAGCGCAGCCCTCAACCTCTCCACCCTCAACGGTTCTAACGGCTTTAAAATCAATGGCATCTTGGCAGGTGACCAATTAGGCGTCTCTGTCAGCAGTGCTGGGGATGTCAACGGCGACGGCTTCGACGACCTGATTATCGGGGCATCATTTGCCGACCCCAACGGCTTGAGTTCAGGGCAAAGCTACGTGGTGTTTGGCAAAAGCACAAGCTTTAGCTCAACTCTCGACCTCTCCACCTTCAACGGCTCTAACGGCTTTAAAATCAACGGTATTGCAGCAGGTGACCTCTCAGGCACCTTTGTCAGTAGTGCGGGGGATGTGAACGGCGACGGCTTCGACGATGTGATTATCGGAGCAATGTTTGCCGACCCCAACGGTGATAATTCTGGGCAGAGCTATGTGGTGTTTGGCAAAAGCACAGGTTTTAGCACCAACCTCGACCTCTCAACCCTCAATGGCTCTAACGGCTTTAAAATCAACGGCATTCTCGCAGGTGACAACTTAGGCAACTCTGTCAGTAGTGCGGGGGATGTGAACGGCGACGGCTTTGATGACCTGATTATCGGGGCAAGGCGTGCCGACCCCAACGGTTCCGACTCGGGGCAGAGTTACGTGGTGTTTGGTAGCAGCAGTGGCTTTAGCGCGACCCTCAATCTCTCCACCCTCAACGGCTCTAACGGCTTCGCTATTAATGGCATCGCTCTCGGTGATTACTCAGGCAACTCTGTCAGTAGTGCGGGGGATATCAATGGTGACGGCTTTGATGACCTGATTATCGGAGCATCAAGTGCTGACCCGAACGGCTTCCAATCAGGGCAAAGCTACGTGGTGTTTGGTAAAAACACAGGCTTTAGCGCTACTCTCAATCTCTCCACCCTCAATGGTTCTAACGGCTTTAAAATCAACGGCATCGCCGCGTATGACTCCTCAGGTATCTCTGTCAGCAGTGCTGGAGATGTTAATGGCGACGGTTTTGACGACCTGATTATCGGGGCAACATTTGCCGATGCCAACGGGTCGAGTTCAGGGCAGAGCTACGTGGTGTTTGGCAAAAGCACAGGCTTTAGCGCGACCCTCAACCTCTCTACCCTCAACGGCTCTAACGGCTTTGCTATCAACGGTATCGCAGTGGAAGACTTCTCTGGCAACTCTGTCAGTAGTGCTGGGGATGTCAACAATGATGGCTTCGATGACCTGATTATCGGGGCATTTGGGGCTGACCCCAATGGCTCTTCTTCAGGGCAGAGTTACGTGGTATTTGGTAACGGCGCTCCTGTGCTTGACCTCAACGGTTTGGGCAGTAACTCTGTGGGGATTAATTTTAGCACCACCTTTACTGGTACTCCCGTCTCCATTGTCGATAACGACTTCATTCTGACGGACAACAACGCTACCCTAGCTGGTGCTACCATCACCATTACTAATCTCTTAAATGGTACAGCTGAAAGTCTGGGCGCTACTGCGATCGCCAACATTACCGCTACTTACAATGCCACCACAGGCATTCTTACCCTCAGCGGTACAGATACAATTGCCAATTACCAACAAGTCTTTGCCAGCCTTACTTACAACAATACAGCTGCTTCTCCTAACACAACTAACCGGATAATTGAGTTTGTCGTCAATGACGGGCAAGCTTTCAGTAACACGAGTGCAGTGGCGACTACTACCTTAGCTTTTAACGCCAATGGCAACCAACCGCCAACTGCCATCAATGATGTCTTCAGCACTAGTGAGGATACAGTTGTCAATGGTAATGTACTAGTTGCCAATCCCACTACCCCCGACAGTGACCCGAACAACGACACTTTAACCGTGACACAGGTTAATGGCAATGGTGCGGGTGTAGGCAACCAGATTACTTTAACTTCTGGCGCTTTGCTAACCCTCAACAGCAATGGCAGTTTTGTCTACAACCCTAACGGTCAATTTGAATCTTTGGGTGTGGCAGCCACTGCCAGCGACAGTTTTACTTACACTATCAGTGATGGTAACGGCGGCACCAGCACAGCAACAGTCAATCTAACCATCAACGGTGTCAACGATGGAGCAACTATCACGGGCACAGCTACCGCAGTAGTTACAGAAGATGCAACTACCCCAAATCTGACAGCTACAGGTTCCCTCACCGTTAGTGATGTCGATGCAGGTCAAAATTTATTCAACACCACGGTCACCTCAGCTACAGGGAATCTTGGTAGCCTCAGTATTACCAGTGCGGGGGCTTACAGCTATAGTGTTGCTAACAGTGCAGTACAGTCTCTTGGTGCTGGTCAAACTCAGACTGAAACCTTTACTGTTACCTCTATTGACGGCACAGCTAGCCGAAACATCATTGTCACTATCAATGGTGTTAACGATACTGCGACTATCACGGGCACAGCTACCGCAATCGTTACAGAAGATGCAACTACCCCAAATCTGACAGCTACAGGTTCCCTTACTGTTAGTGATGTCGATGCAGGTCAAAATTTATTCAGCACCACGGTCACCTCAGCTACAGGGAATCTTGGTAGCCTCAGCATTACCAGTGCAGGAGCTTACAGCTACAGCGTTGCTAACAGTGCGGTGCAGTTTTTAGGTGCTGGTCAAACTAAAACTGAAACCTTTACTGTTGCCTCTCTTGACGGCACGGGTACTCAAGATATTGTCATCACCATCAACGGTGTTAACGATGAAGCGACTATTACTGGCACAGCCACCGCAGTCGTTACAGAAGATACAACTACCCCAAATCTGACAGCTACAGGTTCCCTCACCGTTAGTGATGTCGATGCAGGTCAAAATTTATTCAACACTACGGTCACCTCAGCTACAGGGAATCTCGGTAGCCTTAGCATTACCAGTGCAGGAGCTTACACTTACAGTGTTGCTAACAGTGCGGTGCAGTTTTTAGCTACTGGTCAAACTAAAACTGAAACCTTTACTGTTGCCTCTGTTGACGGCACGGTCACTCAAGATATTGTCATCACCATCAACGGTGTTAACGATGCTGCAACTATTACTGGCACAACCACCGCAGTCGTTACAGAAGATGCAACTACCCCAAATCTAACAGCTACAGGTTCCCTTACCATCAACAATGTTGATGCAGGTCAAAATTTATTCAGCACCACGGTCACCTCAGCTACAGGGAATCTCGGTAGCCTCAGCATTACCGCTGCTGGAGCTTACACTTACAGTGTTGCTAACAGTGCGGTGCAGTTCTTAGGTGCTGGTCAAACTAAGACTGAAACCTTTACTGTTGCCTCTGTTGACGGCACGGTCACTCAAGATATTGTCATCACCATCAACGGTGTTAACGATGCTGCAACTATTACTGGCACAGCTACCGCAGTTGTTACAGAAGATGCAACTACGCCGAACTTGACAGCTACAGGTTCCCTCACCGTTAGCGATGTTGATGCAGGTCAAAGTTTATTCAACACTACAGTCACTTCAGCTACAGGGAATCTCGGTAGCCTCAACATTACCAGTGCGGGAGCTTACACTTACAGCGTTGCTAACAGTGCAGTACAGTCTCTCAGTGCTGGTCAAACTAAGACTGAAACCTTTACTGTTAACTCTCTTGACGGCACAGCTAGCCGAAACATTATCGTCACCATTAACGGTGTTAATGATGTTGCGACTGTTACTGGCACAGCTACCGCAGTTGTTACAGAAGATGCAACTACGCCAAATCTGACAGCTACAGGTTCCCTTACCGTTAGCGATGTTGATGCAGGTGAAAACATCTTCAACACCACAGTCACTTCCGCGACAGGGAATCTCGGTAGCCTCAACATTACCAGTGCGGGAGCTTACACTTACAGCGTTGCTAACAGTGCAGTACAGTCTCTCAGTGCTGGTCAAACTAAAACTGAAACCTTTACTGTTAACTCTCTTGACGGCACAGCTAGCCGAAACATTATCGTCACCATCAACGGTGTTAATGATGCTGCAACTATTACTGGCACAGCTACCGCAGTTGTTACAGAAGATGCAACTACGCCAAATCTGACAGCTACAGGTTCCCTCACCGTTAGCGATGTTGATGCAGGTCAAAACATCTTCAACACCACAGTCACTTCCGCTACAGGAAATCTCGGTAGCCTCAGCATTACCAGTGCGGGAGCTTACACTTACAGCGTTGCTAACAGTGCGGTACAATCTCTTGGTGCTGGTCAAACTAAGACTGAAACCTTTACTGTTGCCTCTCTTGACGGCACAGCTAGCCGAAACATTATTGTCACCATTAACGGTGTTAATGATGCTCCTACTATCACGGGCACAGCCACCGCAGTCGTTACAGAAGATGCAACTACGCCAAATCTGACAGCTACAGGTTCCCTCACCGTTAGCGATGTTGATGCAGGTCAAAGCCTATTCAACACTACGGTCACTTCAGCTACAGGAAATCTCGGTAGTCTCAGCATTACCAGTGCGGGAGCTTACACTTACAGCGTTGCTAACAGTGCGGTACAATCTCTTGGTGCTGGTCAAACTAAGACTGAAACCTTTACTGTTGCCTCTCTTGACGGCACAGCTAGCCGAAACATTATTGTCACCATCAACGGTGTTAATGATGCTCCTACTATCACGGGCACAGCCACCGCAGTCGTTACAGAAGATGCAACTACGCCAAATCTGACAGCTACAGGTTCCCTCACCGTTAGCGATGTTGATGCAGGTCAAAGCCTATTCAACACTACGGTCACTTCAGCTACAGGAAATCTCGGTAGTCTCAGCATTACCAGTGCGGGAGCTTACACTTACAGCGTTGCTAACAGTGCGGTACAATCTCTTGGTGCTGGTCAAACTAAGACTGAAACCTTTACTGTTGCCTCTCTTGACGGCACAGCTAGCCGAAACATTATTGTCACCATCAACGGTGTTAATGATGCTCCTACTATCACGGGCACAGCCACCGCAGTCGTTACAGAAGATGCAACTACGCCAAATCTGACAGCTACAGGTTCCCTCACCGTTAGCGATGTTGATGCAGGTCAAAGCCTATTCAACACTACGGTCACTTCAGCTACAGGAAATCTCGGTAGTCTCAGCATTACCAGTGCGGGAGCTTACAGCTACAGTGTTGCTAACAGTGCAGTACAATCTCTCGGTGCTGGTCAAACTAAGACCAATACTTTTACTGTTACCTCTGTTGACGGCTCAGCTAGCCGAAACATTATTGTCACCATTAACGGTGTTAATGATGTTGCGACTATTACTGGCACAGCCACCGCAGTCGTTACAGAAGATGCAACTACGCCAAATCTGACAGCTACAGGTTCCCTTACCGTTAGTGATGTTGATGCAGGTCAAAACATCTTCAACACCACAGTCACTTCCGCTACAGGAAATCTCGGTAGCCTCAGTATTACTAGTGCGGGAGCTTACAGCTACAGTGTTGCTAACAGTGCCGTACAGTTCTTAGGTGCTGGTCAAACTAAGACTGAAACCTTTACTGTTAACTCTCTTGACGGCACAGCTAGCCGAAACATTATTGTCACCATCAACGGTGTTAATGATGCACCAACAGTGAATAGTGCGATCGCAGATCGAACTACCATTGAAAATAGTGTCTTCAACTTCACCGTTCCCACCAACACCTTTGCTGATGTCGATACAAGCAACACCTTAACCTATACCGCCACCTTAGATAACGGTAACGCCTTACCTAGCTGGTTAACCTTCAATTCCAGTACTCGCATCTTTAGTGGCACACCTGCGGCTGCTAATGTGGGAACTATCAGCATCAGACTTACGGCCAGAGACACGAGCAACGCTACTGTCAGCGATATCTTTAACCTGACAGTTACTCCCCTCAACTTGACGGGAACCGCAAACGCCGATAACCTCACAGGCACAGCTAGCAACAACGTCATCGATGGATTAGGTGGTAACGATAACCTCAATGGTGGTGCAGGCAATGATACCCTTATTGGCGGTGCAGGCAATGATACCCTTATTGGCGGTGCGGGTAATGATATCCTCACAGGTGGAACTGATGCCGATCGGTTCCTTTACAACACTTCTGCTGCCTTTACAACTTCTGCTGTCGGTATAGATACTATTACTGATTTCAATCGTTCCCAAGGTGACAAAATTGTACTGGATAAAACCACTTTCAA
It encodes the following:
- the thrB gene encoding homoserine kinase, with the protein product MSVVSGVTVTVPATTANLGPGFDCIGAALKLYNQFKFTRVEEGGLIIAVTGEEAQRVQTDESNLLYQAFIRFYQHIEQTPPSVKIEIQLGVPLARGLGSSATAIVGGLVAANQLEGGPMSQSQVMELAIAMEGHPDNVVPALLGGCRLAATSGAGWEICDVPWHQDIIPVLAIPDFELSTSEARQVLPTEVSRADAIFNTAHLGLLLRGLETGKAEWLKAALQDKLHQPYRKALIPSYDSVNLAAVTAGAYGMVISGAGPTLLALTDELHSKAVEAAMSNAWEQEGIIANVRSLSLDIQGAKS
- a CDS encoding lipoxygenase family protein, with protein sequence MNYSKTTTIKDFTPLDDSQTNQKISQNVESQYQWERTYENLPGHVKGVPKGEGFSIGKIIIFLFTAIKGVIGLLTAQFLHLFPYLWNKLKKGEIVLTGTADLGLMAIFADFNNWNNLEEFHEFFKPWTFFQKPDVAKNWQSDIEFGRQRLNGMNPVMIRKCKPQDINTDGNFRVTNEIINPVRGKDIDLTSALAENRLYILEYPIFDNIITADLADQLGRYLQSPICLFYVDDQKQLLPIAIQLQEKTDAQDKKIQQIFTPNSLPEHWAVAKLAVAGADVAYQGMVSHLLNTHLIIEPFAVTTNRKLSSQHILYQLLKPHFFNTLPINNMARNVFLGRGGLFDNIGSLGYTGSNELLNRGYNGQKTENQTKGLNFYQLALPYDLREREVDDLPNYYYRDDALLIWNAIKNYVDDVLRSHYKNDAEITRDRQLQNWKAELLDNGNIKGLLTPEKSDQLNTLDDLIEIVTIIIFTATAQHSAVNFGQYDYAAWIPNNPFAVYKPFLDLFKSENENKVILPQRLPNRFQSIQQIVLVKALTIAPPYSSKSLVTLTNPFSNPVAKQAFQKFQISLQEIETKISVRNASLSQPYTYLLPSKIAQSIAI
- a CDS encoding VCBS domain-containing protein, which produces MANSVFNLSNLNGSNGFKINGIAANDNSGISVSSAGDINGDGFDDLLIGAKRADPNGSDSGQSYVVFGKSTGFSAALNLSTLNGSNGFKINGILAGDQLGVSVSSAGDVNGDGFDDLIIGASFADPNGLSSGQSYVVFGKSTSFSSTLDLSTFNGSNGFKINGIAAGDLSGTFVSSAGDVNGDGFDDVIIGAMFADPNGDNSGQSYVVFGKSTGFSTNLDLSTLNGSNGFKINGILAGDNLGNSVSSAGDVNGDGFDDLIIGARRADPNGSDSGQSYVVFGSSSGFSATLNLSTLNGSNGFAINGIALGDYSGNSVSSAGDINGDGFDDLIIGASSADPNGFQSGQSYVVFGKNTGFSATLNLSTLNGSNGFKINGIAAYDSSGISVSSAGDVNGDGFDDLIIGATFADANGSSSGQSYVVFGKSTGFSATLNLSTLNGSNGFAINGIAVEDFSGNSVSSAGDVNNDGFDDLIIGAFGADPNGSSSGQSYVVFGNGAPVLDLNGLGSNSVGINFSTTFTGTPVSIVDNDFILTDNNATLAGATITITNLLNGTAESLGATAIANITATYNATTGILTLSGTDTIANYQQVFASLTYNNTAASPNTTNRIIEFVVNDGQAFSNTSAVATTTLAFNANGNQPPTAINDVFSTSEDTVVNGNVLVANPTTPDSDPNNDTLTVTQVNGNGAGVGNQITLTSGALLTLNSNGSFVYNPNGQFESLGVAATASDSFTYTISDGNGGTSTATVNLTINGVNDGATITGTATAVVTEDATTPNLTATGSLTVSDVDAGQNLFNTTVTSATGNLGSLSITSAGAYSYSVANSAVQSLGAGQTQTETFTVTSIDGTASRNIIVTINGVNDTATITGTATAIVTEDATTPNLTATGSLTVSDVDAGQNLFSTTVTSATGNLGSLSITSAGAYSYSVANSAVQFLGAGQTKTETFTVASLDGTGTQDIVITINGVNDEATITGTATAVVTEDTTTPNLTATGSLTVSDVDAGQNLFNTTVTSATGNLGSLSITSAGAYTYSVANSAVQFLATGQTKTETFTVASVDGTVTQDIVITINGVNDAATITGTTTAVVTEDATTPNLTATGSLTINNVDAGQNLFSTTVTSATGNLGSLSITAAGAYTYSVANSAVQFLGAGQTKTETFTVASVDGTVTQDIVITINGVNDAATITGTATAVVTEDATTPNLTATGSLTVSDVDAGQSLFNTTVTSATGNLGSLNITSAGAYTYSVANSAVQSLSAGQTKTETFTVNSLDGTASRNIIVTINGVNDVATVTGTATAVVTEDATTPNLTATGSLTVSDVDAGENIFNTTVTSATGNLGSLNITSAGAYTYSVANSAVQSLSAGQTKTETFTVNSLDGTASRNIIVTINGVNDAATITGTATAVVTEDATTPNLTATGSLTVSDVDAGQNIFNTTVTSATGNLGSLSITSAGAYTYSVANSAVQSLGAGQTKTETFTVASLDGTASRNIIVTINGVNDAPTITGTATAVVTEDATTPNLTATGSLTVSDVDAGQSLFNTTVTSATGNLGSLSITSAGAYTYSVANSAVQSLGAGQTKTETFTVASLDGTASRNIIVTINGVNDAPTITGTATAVVTEDATTPNLTATGSLTVSDVDAGQSLFNTTVTSATGNLGSLSITSAGAYTYSVANSAVQSLGAGQTKTETFTVASLDGTASRNIIVTINGVNDAPTITGTATAVVTEDATTPNLTATGSLTVSDVDAGQSLFNTTVTSATGNLGSLSITSAGAYSYSVANSAVQSLGAGQTKTNTFTVTSVDGSASRNIIVTINGVNDVATITGTATAVVTEDATTPNLTATGSLTVSDVDAGQNIFNTTVTSATGNLGSLSITSAGAYSYSVANSAVQFLGAGQTKTETFTVNSLDGTASRNIIVTINGVNDAPTVNSAIADRTTIENSVFNFTVPTNTFADVDTSNTLTYTATLDNGNALPSWLTFNSSTRIFSGTPAAANVGTISIRLTARDTSNATVSDIFNLTVTPLNLTGTANADNLTGTASNNVIDGLGGNDNLNGGAGNDTLIGGAGNDTLIGGAGNDILTGGTDADRFLYNTSAAFTTSAVGIDTITDFNRSQGDKIVLDKTTFNAITSNAGTGFSNASDFQVINSDTTILLGITTAEIIYNSSNGKLFYNQNGILSGLGSGGQFATFTGAPSLIATDFIIQA